The proteins below are encoded in one region of Thermosulfurimonas marina:
- a CDS encoding acyl-CoA thioesterase, which translates to MRIWYRVIYGDTDCGGVMYYGNYLRLFEIGRTELLRAAGITYRQIEEERGLILPVVEVQVRYKAPARYDDLLALETRLSEVRPHRVRFDYRVASEEGRTLATGYTVHAPVNRQGRLTRFPQDLLVCLEKLCR; encoded by the coding sequence ATGCGGATCTGGTACCGGGTGATTTACGGAGACACGGATTGTGGGGGCGTGATGTACTACGGAAATTACCTCCGGCTTTTTGAGATCGGGCGCACCGAACTTCTGCGGGCTGCAGGGATCACCTACCGCCAGATTGAGGAAGAAAGGGGGCTAATCCTTCCGGTGGTGGAGGTCCAGGTGCGGTACAAGGCCCCGGCCCGCTACGACGATCTCCTGGCGCTTGAGACCCGGCTTTCCGAGGTTCGGCCGCATCGAGTGCGCTTCGACTACCGGGTGGCCTCCGAAGAAGGCCGCACCTTGGCCACCGGCTATACGGTGCATGCCCCGGTCAATCGCCAGGGCCGACTTACCCGCTTTCCCCAGGATCTTCTGGTCTGCCTCGAAAAACTTTGCCGTTGA
- a CDS encoding class II glutamine amidotransferase → MDFLRGLSKDISGCGLSGVIHRKGELIPGEVIVKSICCQEERGNGLGAGFAAYGIYPDFADHYALHIMADHKKALEEVEELLAHRTYMAHEEPIPTRRTPGIENPPLFKRYFVKPKYEGEVREVCGPEDEDDYMVSLVMEINTRIPGAYVISSGKNMGAFKGVGFPAQIADFFRIEEYRAFIWTAHNRFPTNTPGWWGGAHPFTILDWSIVHNGEISSYGTNRRYLEMFGYHCTLLTDTEVVAYLLDLLIRRHGLPIEVACMALAPPFWEEIDRMPEEERELARAVRTVYGAAMLNGPFAILFAYNGGLVGLNDRVKLRPLVAAEKGDLVYMASEEAAIRAICPDPDRVWAPKAGEPVIVELEPGVIPNQRSYLRGPERGTGAAACRYPGE, encoded by the coding sequence ATGGACTTTCTCAGGGGATTAAGCAAGGACATCTCAGGCTGCGGGCTTTCCGGGGTCATCCACCGCAAGGGAGAACTCATCCCGGGCGAGGTCATCGTAAAGTCCATCTGCTGTCAGGAGGAGCGGGGAAACGGCCTGGGGGCCGGCTTTGCCGCCTACGGCATCTACCCGGACTTTGCGGACCATTACGCCCTCCACATCATGGCGGATCATAAAAAGGCCCTGGAGGAGGTGGAGGAACTCCTGGCCCACCGCACTTACATGGCTCACGAGGAACCCATCCCCACCCGGCGCACCCCGGGGATCGAGAATCCCCCGCTGTTCAAGCGCTATTTCGTAAAGCCCAAGTATGAAGGGGAAGTGCGGGAGGTCTGTGGCCCGGAAGATGAAGACGACTACATGGTCTCCCTGGTGATGGAAATCAACACCCGGATCCCCGGGGCCTATGTGATCTCCTCGGGGAAAAACATGGGGGCCTTCAAGGGGGTGGGCTTTCCGGCCCAGATTGCGGACTTTTTCCGCATTGAGGAATACCGGGCCTTTATCTGGACCGCCCACAACCGCTTTCCCACCAACACCCCGGGCTGGTGGGGCGGGGCCCATCCTTTTACCATCCTGGACTGGTCCATAGTGCACAATGGAGAGATCTCCAGCTACGGCACCAACCGGCGGTATCTGGAAATGTTTGGCTACCACTGCACCCTCCTTACGGACACGGAGGTGGTGGCCTACCTTCTGGATCTCCTTATTCGGCGGCACGGGCTGCCCATCGAGGTGGCCTGTATGGCCCTGGCCCCGCCCTTCTGGGAGGAGATCGACCGGATGCCCGAGGAGGAGCGGGAGCTGGCCCGAGCGGTGCGGACAGTCTATGGAGCGGCCATGCTCAACGGGCCCTTTGCCATCCTTTTTGCCTACAACGGTGGCCTGGTAGGGCTCAACGATCGGGTAAAGCTTCGGCCCCTCGTGGCCGCGGAGAAAGGGGACCTGGTCTATATGGCCAGCGAGGAGGCGGCCATCCGGGCCATCTGTCCGGATCCGGACCGGGTCTGGGCCCCCAAGGCCGGAGAGCCGGTGATCGTGGAGCTGGAGCCCGGGGTGATCCCCAACCAGAGGAGTTACCTCCGGGGCCCGGAAAGAGGCACCGGAGCCGCGGCCTGCCGCTATCCAGGAGAGTAA
- the rpsU gene encoding 30S ribosomal protein S21, whose amino-acid sequence MPGVIVREDEPFEQALKRFKKMVERDKILSEVKKREFYEKPGVRRRKKLMAARKRYLKKLKKMRQYD is encoded by the coding sequence TTGCCGGGAGTGATCGTAAGAGAGGACGAGCCCTTTGAGCAGGCTCTTAAGCGGTTCAAGAAGATGGTAGAGCGGGACAAGATCCTTTCCGAGGTGAAAAAGCGCGAATTCTACGAAAAGCCCGGAGTGCGTCGGCGGAAAAAGCTCATGGCCGCCCGCAAGCGCTATCTTAAAAAACTCAAGAAGATGCGTCAGTATGATTGA
- a CDS encoding glutamate synthase-related protein, with product MGERTKKDSPKKKVPQWAKFFPDFVIERDPEKCIKCRICVRECSYGAHIWNAKKKELSEDPTKCVGCHRCEAMCPTRAIVIRRNPSEFREHAVWTPWHIKNVYKQADQGGVLLSSTGCAKPIRTYFDHLVLDACQVTNPPIDPLREPMELRTFLGPKPDALEVEVRDGKFRLKRPLPRQIQLEVPIMFAAMSYGAISLHVHQGLARAARDLGTLYNTGEGGLHASLYEYGSNTIVQCASGRFGLHVDYLNAGVAIEIKIGQGAKPGIGGHLPGEKVTEEISKTRMIPVGSDALSPAPHHDIYSIEDLRGLIFALKEATEYQKLVFVKIAAVHNVAAIASGIVRAGADAVVIDGLKGGTGAAPTMFRDNIGIPIELAVAAVDQRLREEGIRNWASVIASGGIRNSADVIKLIALGADAVYIGTPALIAVGCTMCQHCFTGKCPWGIATNQPELIKRLPPEVAYEKIYNLVHGWAHEMKEMLGAMGINAIESLRGNRDKLRAVGLTEKEMEILGVKHAGE from the coding sequence GTGGGAGAGCGCACTAAAAAAGATTCCCCGAAGAAAAAGGTCCCCCAGTGGGCCAAGTTTTTCCCGGATTTTGTCATTGAACGCGATCCGGAAAAGTGCATTAAGTGCCGGATCTGTGTGCGGGAGTGCTCCTACGGGGCCCATATCTGGAACGCCAAAAAGAAGGAACTCTCCGAGGATCCCACCAAGTGCGTGGGTTGTCATCGGTGCGAGGCCATGTGCCCCACGCGGGCCATTGTCATCCGGCGCAACCCCTCGGAGTTTCGGGAGCACGCCGTCTGGACCCCCTGGCATATCAAAAATGTCTACAAGCAGGCCGACCAGGGCGGCGTGCTCCTTTCCTCCACCGGCTGTGCCAAACCCATCCGGACCTATTTTGATCACCTGGTGCTTGACGCCTGCCAGGTGACCAACCCGCCCATCGATCCTCTGCGGGAGCCCATGGAGCTGCGTACCTTCCTGGGGCCTAAGCCCGACGCCCTCGAGGTGGAGGTCCGGGACGGGAAGTTCCGCCTCAAAAGACCCCTCCCGCGGCAGATCCAGCTCGAGGTGCCCATCATGTTTGCGGCCATGAGCTATGGGGCCATAAGTCTGCACGTGCACCAGGGGCTGGCCCGGGCGGCCCGCGACCTGGGAACCCTTTACAACACCGGGGAAGGCGGGCTTCACGCCTCCCTTTATGAATACGGTTCGAACACCATTGTCCAGTGCGCCTCCGGGCGCTTCGGTCTCCACGTGGACTACCTGAATGCCGGAGTGGCCATCGAGATCAAGATCGGCCAGGGGGCCAAGCCCGGAATCGGAGGGCACCTTCCCGGAGAAAAGGTCACGGAGGAGATCTCTAAGACCCGGATGATTCCCGTGGGCTCGGACGCCCTCTCCCCGGCTCCGCACCATGACATTTATTCCATTGAGGATCTTCGGGGCCTCATCTTTGCCCTCAAGGAGGCTACGGAATATCAAAAGCTGGTCTTCGTGAAAATTGCCGCGGTACACAACGTGGCGGCCATCGCCTCGGGCATTGTGCGGGCCGGGGCCGACGCCGTGGTCATTGATGGTCTCAAGGGAGGCACCGGGGCGGCCCCGACCATGTTCCGGGACAACATCGGGATACCCATCGAGCTGGCTGTGGCCGCGGTGGATCAGCGTTTGCGGGAAGAAGGCATCCGCAATTGGGCCTCGGTCATCGCCTCCGGGGGGATCCGCAACAGTGCCGACGTGATCAAACTTATCGCCCTGGGGGCCGACGCGGTCTATATCGGCACGCCGGCCCTTATCGCCGTGGGCTGCACCATGTGCCAGCACTGTTTTACCGGGAAATGCCCCTGGGGAATCGCCACCAATCAGCCGGAACTCATCAAGCGGCTTCCTCCGGAGGTGGCCTACGAAAAGATTTACAACCTGGTCCACGGCTGGGCCCACGAGATGAAAGAGATGCTCGGGGCCATGGGAATCAACGCCATCGAGAGCTTGCGGGGCAACCGGGACAAACTCCGGGCCGTGGGACTTACGGAAAAAGAAATGGAAATCCTGGGAGTAAAACACGCAGGGGAGTAG